A genomic region of Miscanthus floridulus cultivar M001 chromosome 3, ASM1932011v1, whole genome shotgun sequence contains the following coding sequences:
- the LOC136547130 gene encoding zinc finger protein ZAT9-like yields the protein MDVVELAAAARHGCKVCEKSFLCGRSLGGHMRSRISLGEAALEVHADDELRRASPNGGRSCNGVVGYGLRENPRKTRRLSDFANEEDGEHGVGDGDGEQHKACRECGKLFSSWRSLFGHMRSHASGGRYRDDEHDVDVEEEEFVPVPEEAEAEETEMVTPIEAPVAAAPAALTVLSAPPRRRRRTMRVAAPAPVPPSPPMLSGFEKEPEDVALCLLMLSRDTGMWSSPAKEEPFESAEKQAGLPRSGYAYNSDDDSALLQSADAKIKGRVAKRRKRGSPKQRRDLVAPKRTRYECPGCGKVFSSYQALGGHRASHKRINASCSSPKVTPAAASSTPEPSTETYASFNTLSPSVSPDSVAIGFGKPKDEAVGDAKFECAVCFRVFASGQALGWHKRSHLMPSESDDVELYYVNGAGADHQEQHSAAADGFLDLNFPPAAPEEA from the coding sequence ATGGATGTCGTGGAGCTTGCTGCGGCGGCGAGGCATGGATGCAAGGTCTGCGAGAAAAGCTTCCTGTGCGGCCGGTCGCTCGGAGGACACATGAGATCGCGCATCTCGCTCGGCGAGGCGGCGTTGGAGGttcacgccgacgacgagctgaGGCGTGCTTCGCCGAACGGTGGCCGGAGCTGCAATGGAGTGGTCGGGTACGGGCTGAGGGAGAATCCCAGGAAGACTCGGCGGCTATCCGATTTCGCCAacgaggaggatggcgaacatggCGTTGGCGATGGCGATGGAGAGCAGCACAAGGCGTGCCGGGAGTGCGGGAAGCTGTTCTCGTCGTGGAGGTCTCTGTTCGGGCACATGCGGAGCCATGCGTCCGGCGGCAGGTATCGCGACGACGAGCATGATGTGGACGTGGAAGAGGAGGAATTCGTCCCAGTCCCAGAGGAGGCGGAAGCAGAGGAAACAGAGATGGTGACGCCGATAGAGGCGCCtgtggcggcggcgccggcggctctGACGGTGCTGTCCGCGCCCCCTAGGCGGAGGCGCCGAACGATGCGCGTGGCGGCTCCTGCCCCcgtgccgccgtcgccgccgatgCTGAGCGGGTTCGAGAAGGAGCCGGAAGACGTCGCGCTCTGCCTGCTGATGCTCTCGCGCGACACCGGCATGTGGAGCTCGCCGGCCAAAGAGGAGCCTTTCGAGAGCGCGGAGAAGCAGGCGGGACTCCCAAGAAGCGGCTACGCTTACAATTCCGACGACGACTCAGCTCTGCTCCAGTCCGCCGACGCCAAGATCAAGGGCCGCGTCGCCAAGAGGAGGAAGCGAGGCTCCCCGAAGCAGCGACGCGATCTCGTGGCGCCGAAGCGGACCCGGTACGAGTGCCCGGGGTGCGGCAAAGTGTTCAGCTCGTACCAGGCGCTCGGCGGCCACCGCGCGAGCCACAAGCGGATCAACGCCAGCTGCAGCTCCCCCAAGGTCACCCCCGCCGCCGCGTCCTCCACGCCGGAGCCAAGCACCGAGACGTACGCGTCGTTCAACACACTGTCCCCCTCCGTGTCGCCGGACTCGGTGGCCATCGGCTTTGGCAAGCCCAAGGACGAAGCGGTGGGCGACGCGAAGTTCGAGTGCGCGGTCTGCTTCAGGGTGTTCGCGTCGGGGCAGGCTCTCGGCTGGCACAAGCGATCGCATCTGATGCCCTCCGAGTCCGACGACGTCGAGCTGTACTACGTTAACGGCGCCGGCGCGGACCACCAGGAGCAGCATTCAGCAGCCGCGGACGGGTTCCTTGATCTCAACTTCCCACCGGCTGCACCGGAGGAGGCTTGA
- the LOC136547131 gene encoding uncharacterized protein: protein MEDDDDCPPLAVELPPRVPYPPAQAPSDASPVGVTVITGYLGAGKSTLVNYILNEQHGKRIAVILNEFGEEIGVERAMINEGQGGALVEEWVELANGCVCCSVKHSLVQALEQLVQRKDRMDHILLETTGLADPAPLVSVLWLDDQLESSIRLDSIITVIDAKNFRVQIDEHKNSSSFPEAFHQIAFADVVILNKIDLVEDNLEDLEKHIHDVNALVTVVWSVRCQIDLNEVFNRQAYGAKNSSHLQELLDYSKSVPPSRRHDNSISTLCIYEQDSVNLAKVESWLEDLLWEKKSSMDIYRCKGILYIHDSDQVHTLQAVREVYEVVPARKWSETESRMNKIVVIGRNLDINVLQDSFSGCKS, encoded by the exons ATGGAGGACGACGATGACTGCCCTCCTCTCGCCGTCGAGCTCCCGCCGCGGGTGCCGTACCCTCCGGCGCAAGCTCCCTCAGACGCCTCGCCAGTTGGCGTCACCGTCATCACCGGCTACCTCGGGGCCGGCAAGTCGACG TTAGTTAACTACATCTTGAATGAGCAACATGGGAAGAGAATTGCTGTGATACTAAACGAGTTCGGGGAGGAAATTGGGGTCGAGAGGGCAATGATCAATGAGGGGCAAGGTGGTGCACTTGTCGAGGAATGGGTGGAGCTGGCCAATGGATGTGTCTGTTGCTCTGTAAAACACAGTCTGGTTCAAGCACTTGAGCAGCTTGTGCAGAGAAAGGATAG AATGGATCATATATTACTTGAGACAACAGGATTGGCCGATCCTGCTCCACTTGTTTCTGTTCTTTGGCTAGACGATCAATTGGAGTCGTCAATTAGACTGGATTCTATTATTACG GTTATTGATGCAAAAAACTTCAGGGTTCAGATTGATGAGCACAAAAACTCTTCCTCATTCCCTGAAGCATTTCATCAAATTGCATTTGCG GATGTTGTGATATTGAACAAAATTGACCTAGTGGAGGACAACCTTGAGGATTTGGAAAAACATATTCATGATGTGAATGCTCTGGTTACAGTGGTGTGGTCTGTCCGTTGCCAGATTGACTTGAATGAAGTATTTAACCGGCAAGCATATGGTGCCAAG AATTCATCTCATCTGCAAGAACTGCTCGACTATAGTAAATCAGTGCCACCTAGTCGCCGTCATGATAACAGTATTTCCACCTTGTGCATCTATGAGCAGGATTCTGTTAACTTGGCTAAG GTGGAGTCTTGGCTTGAAGATCTTCTTTGGGAAAAAAAATCTAGTATGGACATATATCGCTGTAAAGGGATTTTATATATCCATGATTCAGACCAAGTTCATACATTACAG GCAGTGAGGGAAGTTTATGAAGTTGTGCCGGCTCGAAAATGGTCTGAGACAGAGTCTCGCATGAACAAGATAGTCGTCATAG GCCGCAATTTGGATATCAATGTTCTTCAAGATTCTTTTAGTGGTTGCAAGAGCTGA